In Sphingobacterium thalpophilum, a genomic segment contains:
- a CDS encoding PRTRC system protein C, producing MLLATQLERVFILKDKGQDIRLTDPEPRWSVEAVMNFYANMYPILTTAKASAPQIKDDAVEYRFESVMGTKG from the coding sequence ATGTTATTAGCAACGCAATTGGAACGAGTGTTTATACTCAAAGATAAAGGACAGGACATCAGACTGACCGACCCCGAACCACGTTGGAGCGTGGAAGCCGTAATGAATTTTTACGCCAATATGTACCCCATACTGACTACCGCAAAAGCATCTGCACCGCAAATCAAAGATGATGCAGTAGAGTACAGATTTGAGAGCGTAATGGGAACGAAAGGTTAA
- a CDS encoding PRTRC system protein E, whose product MNTNFFNQIQALDFTGVLQLNISKGAENNLIVSVMLNNEQCGDNAKNLIPPLTFNATPQEFDEGFFEQIKAPVKTVSGVMVDMEKFLKQMEEVKKQSAMEKEKTEKAKKEKEAKDKKFKDGMAKADELEKEGKFREAWMKVPDITEFPEKADEIRKRKTELSNKFATPSLFGAMEEATPEPPKAEEVTADYPTDETDEEENEY is encoded by the coding sequence ATGAACACCAATTTTTTCAATCAGATACAAGCCTTGGACTTTACAGGAGTATTGCAACTGAATATTTCCAAAGGAGCAGAAAATAACCTAATCGTATCGGTTATGCTCAACAATGAACAATGCGGAGATAACGCAAAAAACCTAATACCGCCATTGACGTTTAACGCTACACCACAGGAATTTGACGAGGGATTTTTTGAGCAGATAAAAGCACCTGTTAAAACCGTTTCGGGCGTAATGGTGGATATGGAAAAATTCCTAAAGCAAATGGAGGAGGTCAAAAAGCAATCGGCAATGGAGAAAGAAAAGACCGAGAAAGCCAAAAAGGAAAAAGAAGCCAAAGACAAGAAATTTAAAGATGGAATGGCAAAGGCTGACGAATTGGAGAAAGAGGGCAAATTCCGTGAAGCGTGGATGAAAGTTCCCGACATAACCGAGTTTCCCGAAAAAGCGGACGAGATACGCAAACGCAAAACGGAATTGTCAAACAAGTTCGCCACACCGAGCCTTTTCGGAGCAATGGAAGAAGCCACACCCGAACCGCCAAAAGCGGAAGAAGTTACAGCCGATTATCCAACAGACGAAACGGACGAAGAAGAAAACGAGTATTAA
- a CDS encoding 3-isopropylmalate dehydratase, producing the protein MKIIDKDGNWIEVTDLVKAIRQTGWFKKYRHDPPMESDRERQEYWADMHKKLKAIKENNNSN; encoded by the coding sequence ATGAAAATCATAGATAAAGATGGGAATTGGATTGAAGTTACCGACCTCGTAAAAGCTATTCGACAAACAGGTTGGTTTAAAAAATATCGGCACGACCCACCAATGGAAAGTGACAGGGAAAGGCAGGAGTATTGGGCAGATATGCACAAGAAACTAAAAGCAATCAAGGAAAATAATAACAGTAATTAA
- a CDS encoding DUF932 domain-containing protein, whose amino-acid sequence MAHNINFNERAGKYSFFSVQQKAWHGLGQIVEQYPTSEEAIKHAGLNYEVVKSPLFTKGSGIIETANGIEIGSSELEVPNYFANIRTDNNAVLGVVGKDYHIVQNREAFNFFDAIVGGGEGILYETAGALGNGERIFITAKLPDYIRVGNGDDVTEKYIFLTTSHDGSGSITAAFTPIRIVCQNTLNASLRNMTNVVRIKHTSGAKQRIENAHKIMGLANTLSNQLEAIFNDWTKVRVSDNEVKKLIQLALCPNKETLDLIKKGAEDEISTVFKNTVEDAFAYAMMSDTQQMNTTKGTLFGAYNAVTGYYQNVRNYKDEEAKLQSIVMGGTAQQRTQKAFEFCTAFALDGAEILNLN is encoded by the coding sequence ATGGCACATAATATCAATTTCAACGAAAGAGCAGGAAAGTACAGTTTCTTTTCAGTACAGCAAAAAGCGTGGCACGGTTTGGGGCAAATCGTGGAACAATACCCAACAAGCGAGGAAGCTATAAAGCACGCAGGGTTAAATTACGAAGTAGTAAAATCCCCATTGTTTACCAAAGGTTCGGGCATTATCGAAACTGCTAACGGCATAGAGATAGGCAGTAGCGAATTAGAAGTACCTAACTACTTCGCAAACATTCGTACCGATAACAATGCCGTATTGGGCGTAGTGGGTAAAGATTACCACATCGTACAAAACCGTGAAGCCTTTAATTTCTTTGATGCTATCGTAGGTGGTGGCGAGGGTATCCTGTACGAAACCGCAGGAGCATTGGGCAACGGAGAACGCATTTTTATCACAGCCAAACTGCCCGACTATATCCGTGTAGGCAATGGCGATGATGTGACAGAAAAATATATCTTCCTCACAACTTCTCACGATGGTAGCGGAAGTATTACCGCAGCGTTTACACCTATCCGAATTGTTTGCCAAAACACCCTTAACGCATCGTTACGCAATATGACCAATGTGGTACGCATCAAACATACATCGGGAGCAAAACAGCGTATCGAGAACGCCCACAAGATTATGGGACTTGCCAATACATTGAGCAACCAGTTAGAAGCAATTTTTAATGATTGGACAAAAGTAAGGGTAAGTGACAACGAAGTAAAAAAGCTAATCCAATTGGCACTTTGCCCAAACAAGGAAACCTTAGACCTCATTAAAAAAGGTGCGGAAGATGAAATTTCAACCGTATTCAAAAACACCGTTGAAGATGCCTTTGCCTATGCTATGATGAGTGATACACAGCAGATGAACACCACCAAAGGCACTTTGTTCGGAGCGTACAACGCTGTTACGGGCTACTATCAGAACGTAAGGAATTACAAAGATGAAGAAGCCAAGCTACAGAGTATTGTAATGGGTGGAACTGCTCAACAGCGTACACAGAAAGCCTTTGAATTTTGTACCGCCTTTGCTTTGGACGGTGCGGAAATCCTAAACCTTAATTAA
- a CDS encoding single-stranded DNA-binding protein, whose product MNITGRLTRDAEVRTTSQDKQVVNFSVATNDSYKNKQGERVEQTTFFDCSYWISPNVAKLLTKGTLVELTGRVSARAWTGNDGEARAGLNFHTSNIKLHGGSRKAETVQATAPSENSGFTAQGTEDDLPF is encoded by the coding sequence ATGAACATCACAGGAAGACTGACAAGAGATGCGGAAGTACGCACAACGTCACAGGACAAACAAGTAGTAAACTTTTCGGTAGCGACCAACGACAGCTACAAAAACAAACAGGGCGAACGAGTGGAGCAAACAACCTTTTTCGACTGCTCATATTGGATAAGTCCGAACGTAGCCAAGCTACTGACAAAAGGCACATTGGTAGAGCTCACAGGCAGGGTAAGTGCGAGAGCATGGACAGGTAATGATGGTGAAGCAAGAGCAGGACTGAATTTTCATACCTCTAACATCAAACTGCATGGAGGTAGCAGAAAAGCCGAAACCGTACAGGCTACTGCACCATCTGAAAACAGCGGATTTACAGCACAGGGAACAGAGGACGACCTCCCATTTTAA
- a CDS encoding site-specific integrase, translated as MEQAKKSTFKLLFYLKKNELKKNGNAPIMGRITIDGTPKTFGTKLEINPNNWDLKYGRVEGKSATALSINQKLDNIRGRIDKIYEDMLKHEGFATAQKVKLTFLGVGVMEDAILKVFKEQNEGFEKMVAKGKRSKSTYAKYTTVYNHLSEFIKERYHREDMAFRELTSDFIREFDFFLRIDKECTHNTVWVYTMPVIALVELAIKKGLLRDNPFDDYKITMEETDRSYLLKEDVEKLMFLNPSKQKYELVKDLFLFSCFTGLSYIDIKKLKWSNIQSFFDGHQWIISRRKKSDVASNVRLMEIPKRIIEKYRGITRSDYIFPVPSNATCNKHISKLIEEAGIVTEQKVTFHTARHTFATMFLTEGVPLESLSKMMGHKNISTTQIYAKITSQKISKDMDLVAPKFKAMEDAFLVKIEDEEIELLNEAPLGFYDTEEVMA; from the coding sequence ATGGAGCAGGCAAAGAAATCGACGTTCAAGCTGCTTTTCTATCTGAAAAAGAACGAACTGAAAAAAAACGGTAATGCCCCGATCATGGGGCGTATTACTATTGATGGCACACCCAAGACTTTCGGGACAAAGTTAGAAATAAACCCCAATAATTGGGATTTGAAGTACGGAAGAGTTGAGGGCAAGAGTGCCACAGCTTTGAGTATTAATCAAAAGCTGGATAACATACGGGGCCGTATCGACAAGATTTATGAAGATATGCTAAAACACGAGGGCTTTGCAACCGCACAAAAGGTAAAGCTCACGTTTCTGGGTGTCGGTGTGATGGAAGATGCCATACTGAAAGTCTTTAAGGAGCAGAATGAAGGCTTTGAAAAAATGGTCGCTAAAGGGAAACGCTCTAAAAGCACCTATGCCAAGTATACCACTGTTTACAATCATCTTAGCGAATTTATAAAGGAACGGTACCATCGGGAGGATATGGCGTTCCGGGAACTCACTTCCGATTTTATCCGGGAGTTTGATTTCTTTCTCCGCATTGATAAAGAATGTACCCACAATACGGTTTGGGTTTATACAATGCCCGTTATTGCACTGGTAGAACTGGCTATTAAAAAAGGTTTGCTACGGGATAATCCTTTTGATGATTACAAGATCACTATGGAGGAAACCGACCGTAGTTACCTTCTAAAAGAGGATGTGGAAAAGTTAATGTTCCTGAACCCATCCAAACAGAAATATGAACTGGTAAAAGACCTCTTTCTTTTCAGTTGTTTTACCGGACTTTCTTACATTGATATTAAGAAACTGAAATGGAGCAATATTCAATCGTTCTTCGACGGCCACCAGTGGATTATCAGCAGGCGTAAAAAATCTGACGTTGCTTCAAACGTAAGGCTGATGGAAATCCCCAAACGCATTATTGAAAAATACAGAGGCATTACCAGAAGCGATTATATATTTCCTGTTCCGTCCAATGCGACCTGTAATAAGCATATCAGTAAACTTATTGAGGAAGCTGGCATTGTTACCGAACAGAAAGTTACTTTCCATACCGCACGTCACACATTTGCCACCATGTTTTTGACCGAGGGCGTACCGCTTGAAAGCCTTAGCAAAATGATGGGACACAAGAATATTTCCACCACCCAGATCTATGCTAAGATTACCAGCCAGAAAATCAGTAAGGATATGGATTTGGTAGCACCTAAATTCAAGGCAATGGAAGATGCGTTTCTTGTCAAAATCGAAGATGAAGAAATAGAATTATTGAATGAAGCTCCACTTGGATTTTATGATACCGAAGAAGTGATGGCTTAA
- a CDS encoding RagB/SusD family nutrient uptake outer membrane protein, translating into MKLRTLLYIGIIGSIVTSTFSCTKLKEEFKGELEEGTSNVDPGSLLITAYNSLNTPYQQEQRWVMQEISTDAAMAPTRGGDWDDNGMHRAIHLHTWNADNGYMNNTFVSLGTAIYNAGNVLRYNPSAQQGAEAKFIRALVMFDMLDLYGVVPVREGASFEDFRIAPEVLQPQAAIDYIVKDLNEIIASLPANGPKAAYVANKNAAKALLMKIYLNKGTFLNRQAPSFAAEDMNKVVALAKEITASGSYTVSAKGKYFDNFAPDNDEKSTENIFTLYNKNGDRGGNVDRTWNTIAHYNMRPGGWNGWCTLSDYYDKFSDADERRGIYYNYPADTTSNRTKEFKRQNVGFFAGQQYNWSTNKPLMARNPANAPLVFTREVTIRTSGATLETAGIRPMKYAFDYAVTGQRNNDWVVFRYADVLLMQAEAILRGGTGTATEALGLVNTIRTNRGVNNLTALTLDNLLDERARELYWEGWRRQDLIRFGKFLLAWQEKAADADPKTLVYPIPSQQIAVNPNLKQNTGY; encoded by the coding sequence ATGAAATTAAGAACTTTATTATATATCGGAATAATTGGCTCCATTGTAACAAGTACATTTTCTTGTACGAAACTAAAGGAGGAATTTAAAGGAGAATTAGAGGAAGGGACATCCAATGTGGATCCTGGAAGCTTGTTGATCACAGCTTATAATTCATTGAATACCCCTTATCAGCAGGAACAGCGCTGGGTGATGCAGGAAATATCAACGGACGCAGCCATGGCTCCTACACGGGGAGGTGACTGGGATGATAATGGGATGCATCGTGCGATCCATTTACATACCTGGAATGCTGATAATGGTTATATGAACAATACATTTGTAAGTCTTGGTACAGCCATCTATAATGCGGGTAATGTGTTGCGGTATAATCCGAGTGCACAGCAAGGTGCTGAAGCGAAGTTTATTCGTGCGTTGGTCATGTTCGATATGTTGGATCTCTATGGCGTAGTACCCGTCCGGGAAGGAGCCTCTTTTGAAGATTTTAGAATCGCACCAGAGGTGTTACAGCCACAGGCGGCTATTGATTATATCGTGAAGGATCTCAACGAAATTATAGCGAGTTTGCCTGCAAACGGTCCGAAAGCAGCCTATGTAGCCAATAAAAATGCGGCAAAAGCATTGCTGATGAAGATTTATTTGAATAAGGGAACATTTTTAAACAGACAAGCTCCTTCTTTTGCTGCCGAAGATATGAATAAAGTGGTGGCCTTAGCCAAGGAAATTACGGCTTCGGGATCCTATACTGTTTCTGCAAAGGGCAAGTACTTTGATAATTTCGCGCCCGATAACGACGAAAAGTCTACCGAAAATATTTTCACTTTATATAATAAAAATGGCGATAGAGGTGGAAATGTGGATCGTACCTGGAATACTATTGCGCATTATAATATGAGACCTGGGGGCTGGAACGGTTGGTGTACATTATCAGATTATTACGATAAATTTTCGGATGCCGATGAAAGAAGAGGAATTTACTATAATTATCCGGCTGATACGACTTCTAACAGAACAAAAGAATTCAAACGTCAAAATGTAGGTTTTTTTGCAGGACAGCAATACAATTGGAGTACAAACAAACCATTGATGGCGCGAAATCCAGCGAATGCACCTTTGGTCTTCACGCGTGAAGTGACCATCCGGACCTCTGGAGCTACATTGGAAACAGCGGGTATCCGTCCAATGAAGTATGCCTTTGATTATGCTGTCACTGGTCAACGAAACAACGACTGGGTAGTCTTCCGTTATGCCGATGTATTGCTGATGCAAGCAGAGGCTATTCTGAGAGGTGGAACAGGAACAGCAACAGAGGCACTCGGTTTGGTCAATACTATTCGGACGAACCGTGGTGTTAATAACCTGACGGCATTGACGCTCGATAATTTATTGGATGAGCGTGCTCGCGAGTTATATTGGGAAGGCTGGAGAAGACAGGATTTAATTCGTTTTGGTAAATTTTTATTGGCCTGGCAAGAAAAGGCTGCGGATGCCGATCCCAAAACATTGGTTTATCCAATCCCGAGCCAACAGATTGCCGTCAATCCAAATTTGAAGCAAAATACGGGTTATTAA